One region of Mucilaginibacter sp. 14171R-50 genomic DNA includes:
- the nagA gene encoding N-acetylglucosamine-6-phosphate deacetylase: MITALHNLTLISDGSIAAGKAVLIEGSQIKAIVDETAIPAGVEKRNLNGAYLAPGFIDLQIYGSGSKLFAGKPEAAALKRMEDDLLDQGTTGFFATIGTNTNDIVEKGIAAAKEYRKIARGNFWGVHLEGPYLNAAKRGAHPAGLIKKATLAEVKGWIEQAEGVITMMTIAPELQDQDVIDYLHAQGVIISSGHSNATYEQGKGFLNKPIPAVTHLFNAMPQMHHREPGYIPAIFEEKPYTSIVADGNHVDWPMIRLAKRELGNKLFLITDAVTAATEGTYQHRLEGDKYVMPDGTLSGSSLTMLKAVQNCVEKVGIELAEAINMASLYPAQLASKKTKGKIEAGFDADLIVFNEQYQTLATIINGNYLTPTT, from the coding sequence ATGATAACAGCACTTCATAACCTCACCCTGATTTCGGATGGTAGCATCGCAGCAGGCAAAGCCGTTTTAATTGAAGGCAGCCAGATCAAGGCTATTGTTGATGAAACAGCTATACCTGCAGGTGTCGAAAAGAGAAACCTGAACGGCGCATATCTTGCCCCGGGTTTTATTGATCTGCAGATATATGGCAGCGGCAGTAAATTATTTGCCGGCAAGCCCGAAGCGGCAGCTTTAAAGCGTATGGAGGATGACCTGCTTGACCAGGGCACTACGGGGTTCTTTGCAACCATCGGCACCAACACCAATGATATTGTTGAAAAAGGCATCGCGGCAGCTAAAGAGTACCGCAAAATAGCAAGGGGTAACTTTTGGGGCGTACACCTGGAAGGGCCGTACCTGAATGCTGCTAAAAGAGGGGCGCACCCGGCCGGTCTTATCAAAAAGGCAACACTTGCCGAAGTTAAAGGCTGGATAGAACAAGCTGAGGGCGTTATCACCATGATGACCATAGCCCCCGAATTGCAGGATCAGGATGTAATAGATTACCTGCATGCCCAGGGTGTAATTATTTCATCGGGGCACAGCAACGCCACGTACGAACAAGGTAAAGGGTTTTTAAATAAACCTATACCAGCAGTTACACATCTGTTTAACGCGATGCCGCAAATGCACCACCGCGAACCGGGCTACATTCCCGCTATATTCGAGGAAAAACCATATACCAGCATTGTTGCCGACGGCAATCATGTGGATTGGCCCATGATACGTTTGGCCAAGCGCGAACTGGGAAATAAACTATTTTTGATAACTGATGCGGTTACCGCGGCTACCGAGGGCACTTACCAGCACAGGTTAGAGGGCGATAAATACGTGATGCCCGATGGCACCTTATCAGGATCGAGCCTTACCATGCTTAAAGCGGTACAAAACTGTGTAGAAAAGGTAGGCATTGAACTGGCTGAAGCTATTAACATGGCGTCGCTTTACCCCGCCCAACTGGCATCAAAAAAAACTAAGGGTAAAATTGAAGCAGGCTTTGATGCCGACCTGATCGTATTTAATGAGCAGTACCAAACTCTGGCCACTATAATAAACGGCAATTATTTAACACCAACCACATAA
- the tsf gene encoding translation elongation factor Ts: MSTVQISASDVNKLRQQTGAGMMDCKKALTETNGDFEAAIDFLRKKGAKVAASRQDRESNEGVVIARTSEDFKTGVIIELNCETDFVAKNAEFVAFGNEIANAAVQAKPASIEELYNLEIDVENARVKIGDAVIDKTGKIGEKIGVSKYEVIEGDKVVAYIHGNYRLAVLVGLSKAVDGADEAGKDVAMQIAAMNPVAIDKDGVDATTIEREMEIAKDQIRAEGKPEAMVEKIAAGKLNKFYKDSTLLNQEFVKDSSKTVAQFLDTVDKGLTVTAFKRVALGA, from the coding sequence ATGTCTACAGTACAAATATCTGCATCAGATGTAAATAAACTGCGCCAGCAAACAGGTGCGGGCATGATGGATTGCAAAAAAGCTTTAACTGAAACCAACGGCGATTTTGAAGCTGCTATTGATTTTTTAAGGAAAAAAGGCGCTAAGGTTGCTGCCAGCCGCCAGGACCGCGAATCGAACGAAGGTGTTGTTATAGCACGTACTTCTGAAGATTTTAAGACCGGCGTTATCATCGAGCTTAACTGCGAAACAGATTTTGTGGCTAAAAACGCTGAGTTTGTTGCCTTTGGTAACGAAATAGCAAACGCAGCAGTACAGGCCAAGCCAGCTTCTATCGAAGAACTTTACAACCTGGAAATTGACGTTGAAAATGCACGTGTTAAAATTGGCGATGCAGTTATCGACAAAACCGGTAAAATAGGTGAGAAGATAGGTGTTTCTAAATACGAAGTTATTGAAGGCGATAAGGTTGTTGCCTATATACATGGTAACTACCGTTTAGCCGTGCTGGTTGGTTTAAGCAAAGCTGTTGATGGTGCTGACGAAGCAGGTAAAGACGTTGCTATGCAAATTGCGGCCATGAACCCTGTTGCTATTGATAAGGATGGCGTTGACGCCACCACCATTGAGCGCGAAATGGAAATTGCAAAAGACCAGATCCGTGCCGAAGGCAAACCGGAAGCAATGGTTGAAAAAATTGCTGCAGGTAAGCTTAACAAATTCTACAAAGATTCAACTTTATTAAACCAGGAGTTTGTTAAAGACTCATCTAAAACTGTTGCCCAGTTCTTAGATACGGTTGATAAAGGCCTAACCGTTACCGCTTTTAAGCGGGTAGCTTTAGGAGCTTAA
- the rpsB gene encoding 30S ribosomal protein S2: MARTTYQDLLDAGVHFGHLTRKWDPKMSQYIFMERNGIHIIDLNKTLSKVEEAASAIKQIVKSGRKVLFVATKKQAKDIVAEHAKSVNMPYITERWLGGMLTNFATVRKSIKKMSNIDKLTKDGTYSNLSKKERLMIQRERIKLETLLGGISDLNRLPAALFLIDVKKEHIAVSEALKLNIPTFAMVDTNSDPSNIDFPIPANDDATKSISLITGIIIKAIEEGLDERKREKEDETEKEAAAAKAKADAPEVADRSEGGKRKRTAEVTAEAATETEAPAADSTEE, from the coding sequence ATGGCAAGAACAACATATCAGGATTTACTGGATGCAGGTGTACACTTTGGTCACCTTACCCGCAAATGGGACCCGAAAATGTCACAGTACATTTTCATGGAGCGTAACGGTATCCACATTATAGATTTAAATAAAACCTTATCAAAGGTTGAAGAAGCTGCTTCAGCTATCAAACAAATTGTAAAATCAGGCCGTAAGGTATTATTCGTTGCAACAAAGAAACAAGCGAAGGATATTGTAGCTGAACATGCAAAAAGCGTAAACATGCCGTACATCACCGAGCGTTGGTTGGGCGGTATGTTAACCAACTTTGCTACCGTACGCAAGTCGATCAAAAAGATGTCGAACATCGATAAATTGACCAAGGACGGTACTTACAGCAACCTGTCGAAAAAAGAACGTTTGATGATACAGCGCGAGCGCATTAAATTAGAAACCTTGTTAGGTGGTATTTCGGATCTTAACCGTTTACCTGCTGCATTGTTCCTGATCGACGTTAAGAAAGAGCACATCGCGGTATCTGAAGCCTTAAAGCTTAACATACCAACATTTGCGATGGTTGATACCAACTCTGACCCATCTAACATCGATTTCCCTATCCCGGCGAACGACGATGCTACCAAATCAATTTCATTGATCACCGGTATTATCATCAAAGCTATCGAAGAAGGTTTAGATGAGCGCAAACGCGAGAAAGAAGACGAAACTGAAAAAGAAGCAGCTGCTGCTAAAGCAAAAGCTGATGCGCCTGAAGTAGCTGACCGCTCTGAAGGTGGCAAACGTAAAAGGACTGCAGAAGTAACAGCCGAAGCTGCTACTGAAACTGAAGCCCCTGCTGCTGATTCAACAGAAGAATAA
- the rpsI gene encoding 30S ribosomal protein S9 translates to MPTTNTSGRRKTAVARIYLSEGNGAITVNGKDYKEYFPTLPLQYIVMQSTEVSGSAGKFDVKVNVAGGGVKGQAEAVRLAIAKAIVELDPEKKPALRAKGLMTRDDRMVERKKPGRKKARKKFQFSKR, encoded by the coding sequence ATGCCAACAACTAACACTTCAGGCAGAAGAAAAACCGCTGTTGCCCGCATCTATCTGAGCGAAGGCAATGGTGCCATTACCGTTAACGGTAAAGATTACAAAGAGTACTTCCCTACCTTACCATTACAATACATCGTTATGCAATCCACAGAAGTTTCTGGCTCGGCCGGTAAATTTGATGTGAAGGTAAACGTTGCAGGTGGTGGTGTAAAAGGCCAGGCAGAAGCCGTTCGTTTAGCCATCGCGAAAGCTATTGTTGAACTGGACCCGGAAAAGAAACCGGCATTGCGCGCTAAAGGTTTAATGACACGTGACGACCGTATGGTTGAGCGTAAAAAACCAGGACGTAAGAAAGCACGTAAGAAATTCCAATTCAGTAAACGATAA
- the rplM gene encoding 50S ribosomal protein L13 translates to MNTLSYKTVSANKKTVNKEWVVVDANNEILGRLCTKIAMMIRGKHKPGFTPHVDCGDNVIVINADKVKLTGDKFATKQYVSYTGYPGGQRFISPKELMAKHPERVIEKAVRGMLPKNRLGRAIYGNLHVYAGAEHPHAAQNPKTV, encoded by the coding sequence GTGAATACGTTAAGTTACAAAACTGTCTCAGCCAACAAGAAAACCGTTAATAAAGAATGGGTTGTTGTTGATGCAAACAATGAGATTTTGGGGCGCTTGTGTACTAAGATCGCGATGATGATCAGAGGTAAACACAAGCCAGGGTTCACCCCACACGTAGACTGCGGAGATAACGTAATTGTTATTAATGCAGACAAGGTTAAACTGACAGGAGACAAATTTGCCACCAAGCAATATGTTTCGTACACCGGTTATCCGGGTGGTCAGCGTTTCATTTCTCCGAAAGAGTTAATGGCAAAGCATCCTGAGCGTGTGATAGAGAAAGCCGTACGTGGTATGTTACCTAAAAACCGTTTAGGCCGTGCTATTTATGGTAACCTGCATGTTTACGCAGGTGCAGAGCATCCTCATGCCGCTCAAAATCCAAAAACCGTTTAA
- a CDS encoding aldo/keto reductase, with protein sequence MKYKLLGRSGLKVSELCLGTMGFGTEGGWGADAATSFEIMDAYANAGGNFLDTANIYKLGTSEKIIGDYLANQDRDYFVLATKYTLKDNTTNPNASGNNRKNMMRSVEESLKRLKTDFIDVLYLHIWDDITPIDEVLRAMDDLIKQGKITYAAISDTPAWVVAKGNTLAELMGWSQFIALQVEYSLLARTAERELIPMAKHFGMTVTPWAPLAGGALTGKYLKGDKGRIKPDSKRLDARAEKITRVVMEIAQELGVSESHVALQWTMSKGFSCIPIVGATKVDQLKDNLKTIDVTLSPEHVAKLDEASKIELGFPGDFFAEDAVKMNSFGGFYDRVEKR encoded by the coding sequence ATGAAATATAAATTATTGGGCCGCTCGGGGCTAAAGGTATCCGAGCTTTGTTTAGGTACCATGGGTTTTGGCACCGAAGGCGGCTGGGGGGCAGATGCTGCCACCAGCTTTGAAATAATGGATGCCTACGCCAACGCGGGCGGCAATTTCCTGGATACAGCCAACATATACAAGCTGGGCACCAGCGAAAAAATTATCGGCGATTACCTGGCTAATCAGGATCGCGACTATTTTGTACTGGCCACTAAATACACCTTAAAGGATAATACCACTAACCCCAACGCCAGCGGCAACAACCGTAAAAATATGATGCGCAGTGTTGAGGAGAGTTTGAAAAGATTAAAAACCGACTTTATAGATGTGCTTTACCTGCACATATGGGACGATATAACCCCCATTGATGAGGTGCTGCGTGCCATGGACGATCTGATCAAGCAAGGTAAGATAACTTACGCCGCCATTAGCGATACACCCGCATGGGTAGTAGCAAAAGGCAATACCCTTGCCGAGCTGATGGGCTGGAGCCAGTTCATCGCCCTGCAGGTAGAGTACAGCCTGCTGGCCCGTACTGCCGAGCGCGAACTGATACCTATGGCTAAACACTTCGGTATGACAGTTACCCCCTGGGCACCGCTGGCCGGTGGCGCATTAACCGGCAAATACTTAAAAGGCGATAAAGGCCGCATAAAGCCCGACAGCAAACGCCTTGATGCCCGCGCTGAGAAGATAACCCGTGTGGTAATGGAAATAGCGCAGGAACTTGGCGTATCCGAAAGCCACGTTGCCCTGCAATGGACCATGAGCAAAGGTTTCAGCTGCATTCCTATCGTGGGCGCTACCAAAGTTGACCAGTTAAAAGATAACCTGAAAACCATAGACGTTACCCTAAGCCCCGAACATGTAGCCAAACTCGATGAAGCAAGCAAGATAGAATTGGGATTCCCCGGCGATTTCTTTGCCGAGGATGCTGTGAAGATGAACAGCTTCGGCGGGTTTTATGACAGGGTGGAGAAGAGGTAA
- a CDS encoding acyl-ACP desaturase, translated as MKFYEEKRKEVMGHIEKFMLEKMNEYLKPIDTIWQPSDFLPDASRDTFFSEIKEMQESARGLSYDLVAVLIGDTITEEALPTYESWLTMVEGVSDNEEGGWMKWTRLWTAEENRHGDLLNKYLYLSGRVNMRAMEVSTHYLIADGFDIGTGHDPYRNFIYTSFQELATNVSHRRVASQAKKDGDTLLSKMCGVIAGDEARHAKAYKYFISKIFEVDPNEAMLAFEDMMRKKIVMPAHFLREIGLKIGQTFGHFTDAAERLGIYTAIDYVDILKELIEDWHIESVSDLKEDGEKARDYIMNLPARLLRVAERMKNPMLEYKFSWIYG; from the coding sequence ATGAAATTTTACGAAGAAAAACGTAAGGAGGTAATGGGGCACATAGAAAAGTTCATGCTCGAAAAGATGAACGAGTACTTAAAACCCATTGATACAATATGGCAGCCATCAGATTTTTTACCTGATGCTTCAAGGGATACGTTTTTCAGCGAAATTAAAGAAATGCAGGAAAGCGCCCGTGGCTTGTCGTACGATCTTGTTGCCGTATTAATTGGCGATACGATTACCGAAGAAGCACTGCCCACCTACGAATCGTGGTTAACCATGGTTGAGGGGGTGTCAGATAACGAAGAAGGCGGCTGGATGAAGTGGACCCGCTTATGGACGGCCGAAGAGAACCGCCACGGCGATCTGCTGAATAAATATTTATACCTGAGCGGCCGGGTGAATATGCGGGCCATGGAGGTTTCTACCCATTATTTAATTGCGGATGGATTTGATATAGGTACCGGCCACGACCCATACCGTAACTTTATTTATACGTCGTTCCAGGAGCTGGCCACCAATGTATCGCACCGCAGGGTGGCATCGCAGGCCAAAAAGGATGGTGACACGTTATTATCTAAAATGTGCGGTGTTATTGCCGGCGACGAGGCTCGCCACGCCAAGGCCTATAAATACTTCATCAGCAAAATATTTGAGGTTGACCCTAACGAAGCTATGCTTGCTTTTGAAGATATGATGCGTAAAAAAATTGTGATGCCGGCGCACTTCCTTCGCGAAATTGGTTTAAAGATCGGGCAAACCTTCGGTCATTTTACCGATGCCGCCGAACGCCTCGGTATATATACCGCTATTGATTACGTAGATATATTAAAAGAATTGATTGAGGATTGGCACATCGAGAGCGTTAGCGACCTGAAAGAAGACGGCGAAAAAGCCCGCGATTACATCATGAACCTGCCTGCACGTTTATTACGCGTTGCCGAACGTATGAAAAACCCTATGCTGGAATATAAGTTCAGCTGGATATACGGATAG
- a CDS encoding sensor histidine kinase KdpD, with product MFVQISKEEYKKEISKRAWYQTNNIIWTIIFLYPIFSIIDFIYANGIWLQFFIVRIITVLVIYGLYSFFQARKYNYRTLLHICFFLLSATCAVLCNVVNIQQQTTYYLIFATIILFFNLQVFWEPINSIAQTLLALLLLAVCYNILSDYSVDLVINSGGQIFFIIAFISCLIPNARYKVIARDVRSQILIEKSNEQLKEQNHNINEKNNIIDRQYEQLRKLDDQKNSFINIAGHDLKNLIGSIIMSNNMLREEDYRLSADQKEYTGYIAESAEKMQYMLNKLMDVKEIESPEMKFNMEIFDINAEVTHVFKGLLETAHMKNIHLTDNILKLPLNVKLDKVFVGQVFQNLLSNAIKFSQTNNNIKVVTSLQRQKFVFEIIDEGVAIGQDELDMMFNKLKTLNDASGTMESRLGLGLSIAKLMTKELGGELIYRSDDNGNYFRVEFYVIN from the coding sequence ATGTTTGTTCAAATTTCAAAAGAGGAATATAAAAAGGAGATATCCAAAAGGGCATGGTATCAAACCAATAATATAATCTGGACAATTATATTTCTATATCCTATTTTCAGCATTATCGATTTCATTTACGCCAATGGCATTTGGCTGCAGTTTTTTATCGTAAGAATAATCACCGTGCTTGTTATATACGGCTTGTATAGTTTTTTTCAGGCCCGCAAGTATAATTACCGAACCCTGCTGCACATTTGCTTCTTTTTACTATCGGCAACCTGTGCTGTTTTATGTAATGTGGTTAATATACAGCAGCAAACAACCTATTACTTAATTTTTGCTACCATTATATTGTTTTTTAACCTGCAGGTTTTCTGGGAGCCCATCAACTCTATTGCTCAAACTTTGCTTGCCTTGCTGCTGCTTGCCGTTTGCTACAATATTTTAAGCGATTATTCTGTAGACCTGGTGATAAACAGCGGTGGCCAGATATTTTTCATCATCGCGTTTATATCCTGCCTTATCCCCAACGCCCGCTATAAAGTTATAGCGCGCGATGTACGCTCGCAGATACTCATCGAAAAATCGAACGAGCAGCTAAAGGAGCAAAACCACAACATTAACGAGAAAAACAATATTATAGACCGCCAATACGAACAGTTACGCAAGTTGGACGATCAAAAGAACAGCTTTATTAATATAGCGGGCCACGATCTTAAAAACCTTATCGGCTCCATCATCATGAGCAATAATATGCTAAGGGAAGAAGATTACCGCCTTAGCGCCGACCAAAAAGAATACACCGGTTACATTGCAGAATCGGCTGAAAAAATGCAGTACATGCTTAACAAGCTAATGGATGTTAAAGAGATCGAATCGCCTGAGATGAAATTTAACATGGAGATCTTTGATATCAATGCCGAGGTTACGCATGTGTTTAAGGGCCTGCTCGAAACTGCCCACATGAAAAACATACACCTTACCGATAATATTTTAAAGCTACCCCTTAACGTAAAGCTTGATAAGGTTTTTGTAGGCCAGGTATTTCAAAACCTGCTATCTAACGCCATTAAGTTTTCGCAAACAAACAACAACATTAAAGTAGTTACCAGTTTGCAGCGCCAAAAGTTTGTTTTTGAAATTATTGACGAAGGGGTTGCCATTGGCCAGGACGAATTGGATATGATGTTTAATAAGCTAAAAACGCTTAACGATGCATCGGGCACTATGGAAAGCAGGCTGGGCCTGGGCTTATCCATTGCCAAACTAATGACAAAAGAACTCGGCGGCGAATTAATTTACCGCAGCGACGATAACGGAAATTATTTTAGAGTAGAATTTTACGTAATAAACTAA
- a CDS encoding cellulose biosynthesis cyclic di-GMP-binding regulatory protein BcsB, translating into MNRFFTFLAFIFLSTASFGQSILSFKALGHADDEPIFGMSGATSFYFKITPQYEISGSKLVIYFEPSQALIRDRSYINLFLGSKPVYSGRLTKDSVQKIMLNLTPADVSADRYLKITVKTLLTITDDQCRDLDNPAMWLKVKNYSYLSLVKSNKNFFNNINISNCFDSKTAIVYNSNPTLHDLKAVAWAYSRLKKTQTKTINVFELSKLPDTVRNYIMVGTMPTLRADKRALVKVTPQANQGLLYLHKSVSTVTDTVTRMVDLGGKFMEVKSVSQEVVPTEILFVTGGDDTGYEKTITALGNMNVLNSTFGDYLLVNKAQNTFFKTIDENRSKLSLKQIGGVSDFLSGIGSLKSSFNFKNSDFSFTPKEVEIRIVANYSSLNPGDRGFFNIYLNGLLLSSEKLDASGKLNTSVTINRYQHHKYNTLEAEFRFYPNNGNCKNSFTNFFAEIDVDKSYLESKNPFITSDLSFYQYPEAFNSGTTRIVVSKKFAKYAAGAMGEIIYELNNNINANNFPEFLYSEDVIANQSELKKNNIIALLAKDDPLFTRNEFPDAPIKFDRNFRLYNTDNNTIVYSLSDTTSNGLAQIFYGRSNNATLVLTATGTHLAEAFLSASKSITEQLSTLSSNVCISDVNNNKYLFNINKSSENLEYIDTKSALTRFWDNYNLYILLGILVLILLSFLYIRSRVQKSQDLFND; encoded by the coding sequence ATGAACAGATTTTTTACCTTCCTGGCATTTATATTTCTTAGCACTGCTTCGTTCGGGCAATCCATTTTGTCGTTCAAAGCATTGGGCCATGCCGATGACGAGCCCATATTTGGTATGAGCGGGGCTACTTCATTCTATTTTAAAATAACGCCACAGTATGAAATAAGCGGGAGTAAGCTGGTTATTTATTTTGAACCATCGCAGGCGCTGATACGCGACAGGTCGTACATCAACCTTTTCCTTGGTTCAAAACCGGTATACAGCGGCCGTTTAACAAAAGATTCCGTTCAAAAAATAATGCTAAACCTTACCCCTGCGGATGTTTCGGCCGACAGGTATTTGAAGATTACGGTAAAAACCCTTTTAACCATTACTGACGACCAATGCCGCGACCTTGACAACCCCGCTATGTGGCTAAAGGTTAAAAACTACTCGTACCTGTCGTTGGTAAAAAGCAACAAAAACTTTTTTAACAACATAAACATCAGCAATTGCTTCGATTCAAAAACGGCTATAGTTTATAACAGCAACCCAACCCTTCACGATCTTAAAGCGGTTGCATGGGCTTATTCGAGGTTAAAGAAAACGCAAACAAAAACCATCAATGTATTTGAGCTAAGCAAATTACCCGATACGGTACGTAACTATATTATGGTAGGCACAATGCCTACGCTGCGCGCCGATAAGCGCGCGTTGGTAAAAGTAACCCCACAGGCCAACCAGGGGCTGTTGTATTTGCATAAATCCGTGTCGACAGTAACCGATACGGTAACCCGCATGGTTGACCTGGGCGGCAAGTTTATGGAGGTAAAATCAGTATCGCAGGAGGTTGTGCCTACCGAAATATTGTTTGTTACCGGGGGCGATGACACCGGCTACGAAAAAACCATTACCGCCCTCGGTAACATGAACGTGCTGAATTCAACCTTTGGCGATTACCTGCTGGTTAATAAGGCGCAAAACACCTTCTTTAAAACCATCGATGAAAACCGCTCTAAACTATCGCTGAAACAAATTGGCGGTGTAAGCGATTTCTTATCGGGGATAGGTTCGTTAAAAAGTTCTTTCAATTTTAAAAACAGCGATTTTAGCTTTACGCCTAAAGAGGTTGAAATACGCATTGTAGCCAATTACAGCAGCCTTAACCCGGGCGACCGCGGTTTCTTTAATATTTACCTGAACGGTTTACTGTTGAGCAGCGAAAAGCTGGACGCCTCGGGCAAATTAAACACATCGGTAACCATTAACCGCTACCAGCATCATAAATATAACACCCTTGAGGCCGAGTTTAGGTTTTATCCTAACAATGGTAACTGTAAAAACAGCTTCACCAATTTCTTTGCCGAAATTGACGTGGATAAATCGTACCTGGAATCAAAAAACCCATTTATTACCAGCGACCTGAGTTTTTACCAATACCCCGAGGCATTTAACAGTGGCACAACACGCATAGTAGTATCAAAAAAGTTTGCTAAATATGCTGCCGGCGCCATGGGCGAGATTATTTATGAACTGAATAATAACATCAACGCCAATAACTTCCCCGAGTTTTTGTACTCCGAGGACGTGATCGCCAATCAATCGGAACTAAAGAAAAACAATATTATAGCGTTGCTGGCTAAAGACGACCCCCTGTTCACCAGGAATGAATTCCCTGACGCGCCTATTAAATTCGACCGCAACTTCAGGCTTTATAATACCGATAATAATACTATTGTCTATTCCCTGTCTGACACCACGTCAAACGGGCTGGCCCAGATATTTTACGGGCGAAGCAACAACGCAACCCTTGTGTTAACCGCAACTGGCACACACCTGGCCGAGGCATTTTTATCGGCATCCAAATCTATTACCGAGCAGCTGTCAACCCTCAGCAGCAACGTTTGTATATCTGATGTCAACAATAATAAGTACCTGTTTAATATAAACAAATCAAGCGAAAACCTGGAGTATATCGATACTAAAAGCGCCCTTACCCGCTTTTGGGACAATTACAACCTGTATATCTTATTAGGTATACTGGTGCTTATCCTGTTGTCGTTCCTGTACATACGTTCGCGGGTACAAAAATCGCAGGATCTGTTTAACGATTAA